The following are encoded together in the Triticum dicoccoides isolate Atlit2015 ecotype Zavitan chromosome 6B, WEW_v2.0, whole genome shotgun sequence genome:
- the LOC119322502 gene encoding uncharacterized protein LOC119322502 yields the protein MPGRRPSSLKLKAAKRWLSWCCSSAECRQLNDSARAIKVASQTEEGATAENIVQPASVLNVGEETESASAEDPKNMLPDPSKTKRQCRQGSWRTKESEAVVLPWSTSSMPLSRYVHTVSSIFCLLIKRSLCWKDLVLP from the exons ATGCCAGGCCGCCGGCCCTCCTCCCTCAAGCTCAAGGCGGCGAAGAGATGGTTGAGCTGGTGTTGCAGCTCCGCAG AATGCAGACAATTAAATGATTCTGCCCGTGCTATCAAAGTGGCCTCTCAGACTGAAGAAGGTGCCACTGCTGAAAATATTGTTCAGCCTGCATCCGTGCTAAAT GTTGGAGAGGAAACTGAAAGTGCATCTGCTGAGGATCCAAAGAACATGCTTCCTGACCCCTCTAAGACCAAAAG GCAATGCCGCCAAGGGAGTTGGCGCACCAAAGAAAGCGAGGCAGTAGTTCTTCCATGGAGCACTTCTTCCATGCCGTTATCTAGATATGTACATACG GTATCTTCTATATTCTGCTTGCTTATCAAGCGAAGTCTATGCTGGAAGG ATTTGGTGTTGCCGTAA
- the LOC119325704 gene encoding uncharacterized protein LOC119325704 isoform X1, producing MAEASKFITIMQLFSDWEIHVLILLSFCLQLFLFFSGSLRRRHDHRLLRIMTWLSYLSADFTAAYALGLLSREVATTSTIDNNDDHHKSVPSETPHQLMVLWAPFLLIHLGGQDTVTAFSLEDNELWLRHLLMLLGQACLVVYVLWKWVTLSYYQLLISAALLFVDGIIKYGERIWALKLGSQEGLRSSTSTEAKKASLQFGLGFSTERKEQTYQEIVRYALLRERGVRDIFAGRKLFDMDDLTREYFLYQYDREVPRGDAQLNFKRAEIELSIMYDSLYTKSRVIQTRSGAILRCVSFASIVVAFVFYVKLMVSSSAYAEQTPAVHNSVEYRRSKVDVAITYILFIGAVCLETCSFFVVMIMSPLEWPLLEARAGWCRVLLTRVAWPMFMRIQPETKPWWSNSMGQYNFLSSCCNKSRSTDRRWSSTVIMSKMAGVFGASELWNKISNTKHAHVTREMKELIHETIGHDRGWLPERICVPSAYRSLLVLPFEKALLSLHIWTDVVMHKVAKSVMVSSSGRLPIDMAAQEQDQEAAQRWRRLMDNCKRLSEYMLYLLVAQPAMLPVSSNVQDFMVAAAASDWSRGASSNRKVQDFMVAADVASRKENFLEWLPSEYEGPGLGFWEEQRVVLENQQGINAELAILEKVWVRMLVYAAGKSRPEEHARRLSTGGELITFVWLLMAHRRTGDVERSISLIKDDFSAGHLFELSTASIPYCRQIEMEESITT from the coding sequence ATGGCAGAAGCTTCAAAGTTTATTACCATTATGCAACTATTCAGCGACTGGGAAATCCATGTATTGATTCTCTTGAGCTTTTGCCTGCAACtattcctcttcttctccggcagccTTCGGCGCCGCCACGACCATAGGCTGCTTAGGATCATGACATGGTTGTCTTACCTATCAGCTGATTTCACTGCAGCATATGCTCTGGGCCTTCTTTCACGCGAGGTTGCTACCACTTCCACTATAgacaacaatgatgatcatcataaaTCAGTGCCCAGTGAAACCCCTCATCAGCTCATGGTATTGTGGGCACCATTCCTTCTTATCCATCTTGGAGGACAGGACACTGTGACTGCTTTTTCATTGGAGGACAATGAGCTGTGGTTGAGGCACCTGCTGATGCTGCTAGGCCAAGCATGCCTAGTTGTCTATGTGCTGTGGAAATGGGTGACATTGTCATACTACCAACTTTTAATCTCGGCTGCATTGTTGTTCGTTGATGGGATCATCAAGTATGGGGAGAGGATTTGGGCACTCAAGTTGGGGAGTCAGGAAGGCCTCAGGAGTTCCACTAGCACAGAAGCTAAGAAAGCATCCCTTCAATTTGGACTAGGATTCAGTACTGAAAGAAAAGAGCAGACCTATCAAGAAATTGTTAGGTATGCTCTTCTCAGGGAGCGAGGCGTGCGGGATATATTTGCTGGACGGAAACTCTTCGACATGGATGATTTAACTCGCGAGTACTTTCTGTATCAATACGATCGGGAGGTTCCGAGAGGGGATGCCCAACTGAATTTCAAGAGGGCGGAGATCGAGCTTAGCATAATGTATGACAGCCTCTACACAAAATCTCGGGTGATTCAAACAAGGTCTGGCGCCATCCTTCGGTGTGTCTCCTTCGCCTCCATAGTGGTTGCCTTTGTGTTCTACGTCAAGTTGATGGTGAGTAGTAGTGCCTATGCCGAGCAAACACCAGCAGTACACAACAGCGTCGAGTACAGAAGAAGTAAAGTTGATGTTGCCATCACCTACATATTATTCATTGGAGCAGTTTGCTTGGAAACTTGCTCATTCTTCGTTGTGATGATCATGTCACCGTTGGAGTGGCCATTGTTGGAAGCTCGAGCTGGATGGTGTCGTGTGCTGCTCACTCGAGTGGCCTGGCCTATGTTCATGAGGATCCAACCAGAGACCAAGCCGTGGTGGTCAAACTCAATGGGACAGTACAACTTCTTGAGCTCCTGCTGCAACAAAAGCAGAAGCACGGACAGAAGGTGGAGTAGCACCGTCATCATGTCAAAGATGGCAGGCGTATTTGGAGCTAGTGAGCTGTGGAACAAGATAAGCAACACCAAGCATGCCCACGTCACAAGGGAGATGAAGGAGCTTATCCACGAAACAATAGGCCATGATAGGGGGTGGCTTCCTGAGCGCATCTGCGTTCCAAGTGCTTATAGATCACTACTTGTCCTCCCCTTCGAGAAGGCCTTGCTGTCGCTACACATTTGGACAGATGTGGTGATGCACAAGGTGGCGAAGTCGGTGATGGTTAGCAGCAGTGGTCGGCTCCCGATTGACATGGCCGCCCAAGAGCAAGACCAAGAGGCAGCACAGCGGTGGCGGCGTCTTATGGATAACTGCAAGAGGCTATCTGAGTACATGTTGTACCTGCTGGTGGCGCAACCTGCCATGCTACCTGTGAGCAGCAACGTGCAGGATTTTATGGTAGCAGCGGCTGCCTCAGACTGGTCCAGGGGTGCCTCCTCCAACAGAAAGGTGCAGGATTTTATGGTAGCAGCCGATGTTGCCTCCAGAAAGGAGAATTTTCTTGAGTGGTTGCCTTCAGAATATGAGGGTCCTGGTCTGGGCTTCTGGGAGGAGCAAAGGGTGGTGCTAGAAAATCAACAGGGCATCAATGCCGAGCTGGCGATACTAGAGAAGGTGTGGGTGCGGATGCTCGTCTATGCAGCCGGAAAGTCCCGCCCGGAAGAGCATGCCCGGCGCCTGAGCACTGGGGGAGAGCTCATTACCTTCGTTTGGCTGCTGATGGCGCATCGGCGTACTGGTGACGTGGAGCGCAGTATCAGCCTTATCAAAGATGATTTCAGCGCAGGACATCTTTTCGAGCTATCTACTGCTAGCATACCATACTGCAGGCAAATTGAGATGGAGGAGTCAATTACTACTTGA
- the LOC119325704 gene encoding uncharacterized protein LOC119325704 isoform X2, which translates to MVLWAPFLLIHLGGQDTVTAFSLEDNELWLRHLLMLLGQACLVVYVLWKWVTLSYYQLLISAALLFVDGIIKYGERIWALKLGSQEGLRSSTSTEAKKASLQFGLGFSTERKEQTYQEIVRYALLRERGVRDIFAGRKLFDMDDLTREYFLYQYDREVPRGDAQLNFKRAEIELSIMYDSLYTKSRVIQTRSGAILRCVSFASIVVAFVFYVKLMVSSSAYAEQTPAVHNSVEYRRSKVDVAITYILFIGAVCLETCSFFVVMIMSPLEWPLLEARAGWCRVLLTRVAWPMFMRIQPETKPWWSNSMGQYNFLSSCCNKSRSTDRRWSSTVIMSKMAGVFGASELWNKISNTKHAHVTREMKELIHETIGHDRGWLPERICVPSAYRSLLVLPFEKALLSLHIWTDVVMHKVAKSVMVSSSGRLPIDMAAQEQDQEAAQRWRRLMDNCKRLSEYMLYLLVAQPAMLPVSSNVQDFMVAAAASDWSRGASSNRKVQDFMVAADVASRKENFLEWLPSEYEGPGLGFWEEQRVVLENQQGINAELAILEKVWVRMLVYAAGKSRPEEHARRLSTGGELITFVWLLMAHRRTGDVERSISLIKDDFSAGHLFELSTASIPYCRQIEMEESITT; encoded by the coding sequence ATGGTATTGTGGGCACCATTCCTTCTTATCCATCTTGGAGGACAGGACACTGTGACTGCTTTTTCATTGGAGGACAATGAGCTGTGGTTGAGGCACCTGCTGATGCTGCTAGGCCAAGCATGCCTAGTTGTCTATGTGCTGTGGAAATGGGTGACATTGTCATACTACCAACTTTTAATCTCGGCTGCATTGTTGTTCGTTGATGGGATCATCAAGTATGGGGAGAGGATTTGGGCACTCAAGTTGGGGAGTCAGGAAGGCCTCAGGAGTTCCACTAGCACAGAAGCTAAGAAAGCATCCCTTCAATTTGGACTAGGATTCAGTACTGAAAGAAAAGAGCAGACCTATCAAGAAATTGTTAGGTATGCTCTTCTCAGGGAGCGAGGCGTGCGGGATATATTTGCTGGACGGAAACTCTTCGACATGGATGATTTAACTCGCGAGTACTTTCTGTATCAATACGATCGGGAGGTTCCGAGAGGGGATGCCCAACTGAATTTCAAGAGGGCGGAGATCGAGCTTAGCATAATGTATGACAGCCTCTACACAAAATCTCGGGTGATTCAAACAAGGTCTGGCGCCATCCTTCGGTGTGTCTCCTTCGCCTCCATAGTGGTTGCCTTTGTGTTCTACGTCAAGTTGATGGTGAGTAGTAGTGCCTATGCCGAGCAAACACCAGCAGTACACAACAGCGTCGAGTACAGAAGAAGTAAAGTTGATGTTGCCATCACCTACATATTATTCATTGGAGCAGTTTGCTTGGAAACTTGCTCATTCTTCGTTGTGATGATCATGTCACCGTTGGAGTGGCCATTGTTGGAAGCTCGAGCTGGATGGTGTCGTGTGCTGCTCACTCGAGTGGCCTGGCCTATGTTCATGAGGATCCAACCAGAGACCAAGCCGTGGTGGTCAAACTCAATGGGACAGTACAACTTCTTGAGCTCCTGCTGCAACAAAAGCAGAAGCACGGACAGAAGGTGGAGTAGCACCGTCATCATGTCAAAGATGGCAGGCGTATTTGGAGCTAGTGAGCTGTGGAACAAGATAAGCAACACCAAGCATGCCCACGTCACAAGGGAGATGAAGGAGCTTATCCACGAAACAATAGGCCATGATAGGGGGTGGCTTCCTGAGCGCATCTGCGTTCCAAGTGCTTATAGATCACTACTTGTCCTCCCCTTCGAGAAGGCCTTGCTGTCGCTACACATTTGGACAGATGTGGTGATGCACAAGGTGGCGAAGTCGGTGATGGTTAGCAGCAGTGGTCGGCTCCCGATTGACATGGCCGCCCAAGAGCAAGACCAAGAGGCAGCACAGCGGTGGCGGCGTCTTATGGATAACTGCAAGAGGCTATCTGAGTACATGTTGTACCTGCTGGTGGCGCAACCTGCCATGCTACCTGTGAGCAGCAACGTGCAGGATTTTATGGTAGCAGCGGCTGCCTCAGACTGGTCCAGGGGTGCCTCCTCCAACAGAAAGGTGCAGGATTTTATGGTAGCAGCCGATGTTGCCTCCAGAAAGGAGAATTTTCTTGAGTGGTTGCCTTCAGAATATGAGGGTCCTGGTCTGGGCTTCTGGGAGGAGCAAAGGGTGGTGCTAGAAAATCAACAGGGCATCAATGCCGAGCTGGCGATACTAGAGAAGGTGTGGGTGCGGATGCTCGTCTATGCAGCCGGAAAGTCCCGCCCGGAAGAGCATGCCCGGCGCCTGAGCACTGGGGGAGAGCTCATTACCTTCGTTTGGCTGCTGATGGCGCATCGGCGTACTGGTGACGTGGAGCGCAGTATCAGCCTTATCAAAGATGATTTCAGCGCAGGACATCTTTTCGAGCTATCTACTGCTAGCATACCATACTGCAGGCAAATTGAGATGGAGGAGTCAATTACTACTTGA